From a single Nocardioides sp. dk884 genomic region:
- a CDS encoding ABC1 kinase family protein, with amino-acid sequence MTDLPRKAAARTARLAALPLGYAGRSAIGLGKRMAGRPGEDVMSDIQQRTAEQLFRTLGELKGGAMKFGQALSVLEGALPEEVAAPYRESLTRLQDAAPPMPTQQVREALARDLGPDWKKQLVRLDGGPAAAASIGQVHRGRWADGREVAVKVQYPGAGEALRSDLKQLAAMARTLGPLVPGMDLKPLIAELQDRAADELDYRLEAEAQTAFHEAFRDDPEIVVPAVVAAGDSTLITEWMEGPGSLARVIAEGTQEERDHYGTLFARFLVAAPARTGMLHADPHPGNFRPLPTEDGSPGRLGVLDYGAVARLPDRRFPEAVGRLIRTAADGDGEALLEGLRAEGFVKANIRIDPQLLLDYLLPFVEPAQVDTFRFSREWMREQFQRLNNPRDPSYTLAVKLNLPPEYLLIHRTWLGGVGMLCQLECEAPFRDLLIEHLPGFA; translated from the coding sequence ATGACCGACCTGCCCCGCAAGGCTGCGGCTCGCACCGCGCGGCTGGCCGCGCTGCCCCTGGGGTACGCCGGGCGCAGCGCGATCGGGCTCGGCAAGCGGATGGCCGGGCGACCCGGCGAGGACGTCATGTCCGACATCCAGCAGCGCACCGCCGAGCAGCTGTTCCGCACCCTGGGCGAGCTCAAGGGCGGGGCGATGAAGTTCGGCCAGGCGCTCTCCGTGCTCGAGGGCGCGCTGCCCGAGGAGGTCGCGGCGCCGTACCGCGAGAGCCTCACCCGGCTGCAGGACGCCGCTCCCCCGATGCCGACCCAGCAGGTGCGCGAGGCGCTCGCCCGCGACCTGGGCCCGGACTGGAAGAAGCAGCTGGTCCGCCTCGATGGCGGCCCCGCGGCCGCCGCGTCGATCGGGCAGGTGCACCGCGGCCGCTGGGCCGACGGGCGCGAAGTGGCGGTCAAGGTGCAGTACCCCGGCGCCGGCGAGGCGCTGCGCTCCGACCTCAAGCAGCTCGCCGCGATGGCGCGCACCCTGGGTCCGCTGGTGCCCGGCATGGACCTCAAGCCGCTCATCGCCGAGCTGCAGGACCGGGCCGCCGACGAGCTGGACTACCGCCTCGAGGCCGAGGCACAGACCGCGTTCCACGAGGCGTTCCGCGACGACCCCGAGATCGTGGTCCCCGCGGTCGTGGCCGCCGGCGACAGCACCCTGATCACCGAGTGGATGGAGGGGCCCGGGTCCCTCGCGCGCGTGATCGCGGAGGGCACCCAGGAGGAGCGCGACCACTACGGCACCCTCTTCGCCCGCTTCCTGGTCGCCGCGCCCGCGCGCACCGGGATGCTGCACGCCGACCCGCACCCGGGCAACTTCCGCCCGCTGCCCACCGAGGACGGCTCACCGGGTCGCCTCGGGGTCCTCGACTACGGCGCGGTGGCGCGGCTGCCCGATCGCCGTTTCCCCGAGGCCGTGGGACGCCTGATCCGGACCGCCGCCGACGGGGACGGCGAGGCGCTGCTCGAGGGCCTGCGCGCGGAGGGGTTCGTCAAGGCCAACATCCGCATCGACCCCCAGCTGCTGCTGGACTACCTGCTGCCGTTCGTGGAGCCCGCGCAGGTCGACACCTTCCGGTTCTCGCGGGAGTGGATGCGCGAGCAGTTCCAGCGGCTCAACAACCCCCGCGACCCGTCGTACACGCTCGCGGTCAAGCTCAACCTGCCCCCGGAGTACCTCCTCATCCACCGCACCTGGCTCGGGGGCGTCGGCATGCTGTGCCAGCTGGAGTGCGAGGCGCCGTTCCGCGACCTGCTGATCGAGCACCTCCCCGGCTTCGCCTGA